The following are from one region of the Natronosporangium hydrolyticum genome:
- a CDS encoding carbohydrate ABC transporter permease → MRERWQRLRQHQGAVASLFLLPAGFGFAIFYLWPSLRALYMSFTDYSLLRGEGELVGLQNYEDMIADPLFWQSMRVTGLYVLINIVVQTILALLIAVMMDRLTRSVIIRGILVLPWLIPQVVVGLLWLWMLDPRLGVVNHLLNVVGIGSQGFLGSPDQVVPSLAGINTWRFVGYTALLLFAGLQMIPKHLYESAALDGAGEIRMFFRVTLPLLRPVLALVLVLSVVGSFQVFDLVQVATGGIGGQPGGPADSSLVIYVYIFRQAFNFNNAGYAAAMSAVLAVLLALVTVLIMRGLRGSRSDLA, encoded by the coding sequence ATGAGAGAGCGCTGGCAGCGGTTGCGCCAGCACCAGGGCGCGGTGGCATCGCTGTTCCTGCTTCCCGCCGGGTTCGGCTTCGCCATCTTCTACCTGTGGCCGTCGCTGCGGGCGCTGTACATGAGCTTCACCGACTACAGCCTGTTGCGGGGCGAGGGCGAGCTGGTCGGGCTGCAGAACTACGAAGATATGATCGCCGATCCGTTGTTCTGGCAGTCGATGCGGGTGACCGGCCTTTATGTCCTGATCAACATCGTGGTGCAGACGATCCTGGCGCTGCTGATCGCGGTCATGATGGACCGGCTCACCCGCTCGGTCATCATCCGCGGGATCCTGGTGCTGCCATGGCTGATCCCGCAGGTCGTGGTCGGGCTCCTGTGGCTATGGATGCTGGACCCGCGGCTCGGGGTGGTCAACCACCTGCTCAACGTCGTCGGTATCGGAAGCCAGGGTTTCCTGGGTTCCCCAGATCAGGTGGTGCCGTCGTTGGCCGGGATCAATACCTGGCGCTTCGTCGGCTACACCGCGCTGCTGCTCTTCGCCGGGCTGCAGATGATTCCCAAGCACCTGTACGAGTCGGCGGCGCTGGACGGAGCCGGCGAGATCCGGATGTTCTTCCGGGTGACGCTGCCGCTGCTGCGGCCGGTGCTGGCGTTGGTGCTGGTGCTGTCGGTGGTCGGCTCGTTCCAGGTCTTCGACCTGGTCCAGGTCGCCACCGGCGGGATCGGCGGGCAGCCGGGCGGGCCGGCGGACTCGAGCCTGGTGATCTATGTATACATCTTCCGGCAGGCGTTCAACTTCAACAACGCCGGCTACGCCGCCGCCATGTCCGCGGTGCTCGCCGTCCTGCTGGCGCTGGTCACAGTCCTCATCATGCGGGGCCTGCGCGGCTCCCGGTCGGATCTGGCGTAG
- a CDS encoding LacI family DNA-binding transcriptional regulator, which produces MRKPVGRSPAITDVAKLAGVSVPTVSRVLTGSVPVSTERRERVLQAIQTLGYRPNGAARALIKGHQSVIAVLAGATTRYGYARTIQGIEEAARLAGYIVMITVVESEHPDTVRKTIDLALANPIAGVIVLKFDPAGIATVRALPPGVPVVAVAGSRGSGIPHAVLDDSAAAMTATNYLLELGHRTVHHIAVPQAGRRGGRAAGWRKALEAAGAEVPPLLEAGWDPRRAYEIGLELGRRPDVTAVLCGNDELAIGLLRALHECGRRVPEDISVVGFDGHPLGELWRPALTTIQQDFIDLGRRAFGLVASIIGEDHPTQNSSSTPQLVIRESSGPPPVR; this is translated from the coding sequence ATGCGCAAACCCGTCGGCCGTTCGCCCGCCATTACTGACGTGGCCAAACTGGCTGGCGTCTCGGTCCCGACCGTGTCCCGGGTGTTGACCGGTTCGGTGCCGGTCAGCACCGAACGACGGGAACGCGTGCTCCAGGCGATCCAGACCCTCGGCTACCGGCCCAACGGCGCCGCCCGCGCGTTGATCAAGGGCCACCAGTCGGTGATCGCGGTGCTCGCGGGAGCGACCACTCGCTACGGGTACGCCCGCACCATCCAGGGGATCGAAGAGGCGGCGCGGCTCGCCGGCTACATCGTGATGATCACCGTGGTGGAGTCGGAACACCCCGACACCGTCCGGAAGACGATCGACCTGGCGCTCGCCAACCCGATCGCCGGCGTCATCGTGCTCAAGTTCGACCCGGCTGGCATCGCCACCGTCCGCGCCCTGCCGCCGGGAGTACCGGTGGTGGCGGTCGCCGGCAGCCGCGGCTCCGGCATCCCGCACGCCGTGCTCGACGACAGCGCTGCGGCCATGACCGCCACCAACTACCTGCTCGAGCTCGGCCACCGCACGGTCCATCACATCGCGGTGCCGCAGGCCGGTCGACGGGGTGGCCGTGCTGCGGGCTGGCGCAAAGCGTTGGAGGCGGCCGGTGCCGAGGTGCCGCCGCTGTTGGAGGCGGGCTGGGATCCGCGCCGGGCTTATGAGATCGGGCTGGAGCTCGGGCGCCGACCCGATGTCACCGCGGTGCTCTGCGGCAACGACGAACTCGCGATCGGGCTGCTGCGCGCACTCCACGAGTGCGGCCGGCGGGTGCCGGAGGACATCAGCGTCGTCGGGTTCGACGGCCACCCGCTGGGCGAGCTGTGGCGCCCCGCCCTCACCACCATCCAGCAAGACTTCATCGACCTCGGGCGCCGCGCGTTCGGGCTCGTGGCCAGCATCATCGGCGAAGACCACCCGACCCAGAACTCATCCAGTACGCCACAGCTGGTGATCCGGGAGAGCAGCGGCCCGCCACCCGTGCGGTGA
- a CDS encoding sigma-70 family RNA polymerase sigma factor produces MSAELERFRTELTGYCYRMLGSGFEAEDAVQETLMRAWRSYDRYDETRASLRTWLYRIATNVCLDLLRSAQRRALAMDLGPAVHAGAAIGPPVADQRWIHPIPDDRALPATDNPEELTVQRETIRLAFVAALQHLPPRQRAVLILRDVFCWTAAEVARLLETTVAAVNSALQRARATLQTNGPTPSGTWRPADPAHQDLLDRYCAAFERHDVATLVSLLHEDATMSMPPFAWWLRGRDEIRVALLDPEGSCAGAQLWPVAANGSPAFWQARPDPAGDYRPFALVLLEVVDGRIASIVTYLDADRLVPLFGSPPER; encoded by the coding sequence ATGAGCGCCGAGCTGGAACGGTTCCGGACGGAGCTCACCGGCTACTGCTACCGGATGCTCGGCTCCGGCTTCGAGGCCGAGGACGCGGTGCAGGAGACCCTGATGCGGGCGTGGCGGTCGTACGACCGTTACGACGAGACGAGGGCGTCGCTGCGGACCTGGCTGTACCGGATCGCGACGAACGTCTGCCTCGACCTGCTCCGCAGCGCGCAACGCCGGGCCCTGGCCATGGACCTGGGCCCGGCGGTTCACGCCGGCGCTGCCATCGGCCCGCCGGTGGCGGACCAGCGGTGGATTCATCCGATCCCCGACGACCGGGCCCTGCCGGCGACCGACAACCCGGAGGAGTTGACCGTCCAACGCGAGACGATCCGGTTGGCGTTCGTCGCCGCGCTCCAACACCTGCCGCCCCGGCAACGCGCCGTACTGATCCTGCGCGACGTGTTCTGCTGGACCGCAGCGGAGGTCGCGCGGCTGCTTGAGACCACTGTCGCGGCGGTGAACAGCGCGCTGCAGCGGGCACGGGCGACGCTGCAGACGAACGGGCCCACGCCCAGCGGGACGTGGCGACCGGCCGACCCGGCCCACCAAGATCTGCTCGACCGCTACTGCGCCGCGTTCGAACGCCATGACGTCGCCACGCTCGTGTCGCTGTTGCACGAGGACGCCACTATGTCGATGCCGCCGTTCGCGTGGTGGCTCCGTGGCAGAGACGAGATCCGGGTGGCCTTGCTGGACCCGGAGGGCTCCTGCGCGGGGGCGCAGCTGTGGCCGGTGGCGGCGAACGGATCGCCGGCGTTCTGGCAGGCGCGCCCGGATCCGGCCGGCGATTACCGGCCGTTCGCACTCGTGCTTCTCGAGGTGGTTGACGGTCGGATCGCCAGTATCGTCACTTACCTCGACGCCGACCGGCTGGTGCCGCTGTTCGGATCGCCGCCGGAGCGATGA
- a CDS encoding VOC family protein, giving the protein MPTVQPIISTPNLDRLYAFYQQLLDAVQTTRFPADGPVFFIGLKLGDSEFGLVNEADTDLSTPSRILLSIEVDDVDPLLDQVAAAGGRVLGPPTDMPWGQRVAHIHDPDGNMVNLTQTLLG; this is encoded by the coding sequence GTGCCAACCGTCCAGCCCATCATCAGCACCCCCAACCTCGACCGCCTGTACGCCTTTTACCAGCAGCTGCTCGACGCCGTTCAGACAACCCGCTTCCCGGCCGACGGACCCGTCTTCTTCATCGGTCTGAAACTCGGCGACTCCGAGTTCGGACTGGTCAACGAGGCCGACACCGACCTGTCGACGCCGTCGCGGATCCTGCTGAGCATCGAGGTCGACGACGTAGACCCGCTGCTGGACCAGGTGGCGGCAGCTGGCGGGCGGGTGCTCGGCCCGCCGACCGACATGCCATGGGGCCAGCGAGTGGCCCACATCCACGACCCCGACGGCAACATGGTCAACCTGACCCAGACCCTTCTTGGATGA
- a CDS encoding oxidoreductase, with translation MTTWFITGAARGLGLEIARQALERGDNVVATARNPETLKKTLADYGDRLFSVALDVTDEDQARTAVSAAVEAFGSIDVLVNNAGRGLLGAVEESSDAEVRMIYDTNVFGLLNVSRAVLPVMRSQRSGRILNVSSLGGFSSSAGFGVYCSTKFAVEGISEAMHAELAGLGIAVTVVEPGYFRTDFLDDRSLHTERTVIDDYASTAGAVRAAVPNLNHAQPGDPVKGAAAFLTLADAENPPVRAQLGSDCLQELDTKITALRAESATWRELALSTDHDDSPITSVTGIAQRVRALWNTTEERGCHDRAR, from the coding sequence ATGACCACCTGGTTCATCACCGGTGCCGCGCGGGGACTCGGCCTGGAGATCGCCCGTCAGGCTCTGGAGCGAGGCGATAACGTCGTAGCCACCGCTCGCAATCCTGAAACACTGAAGAAGACCCTGGCGGACTACGGCGACCGCCTGTTTTCGGTCGCACTCGACGTCACCGACGAGGACCAGGCCCGTACAGCCGTGTCTGCTGCGGTTGAGGCTTTCGGTTCGATCGATGTGCTGGTCAACAACGCTGGGCGTGGCCTGCTGGGCGCGGTGGAGGAGTCTTCCGACGCCGAGGTCCGCATGATCTACGACACCAACGTCTTCGGCCTGCTCAACGTCTCCCGCGCGGTGCTGCCGGTCATGCGCTCCCAACGCTCGGGCAGGATCCTCAACGTCAGCTCCCTGGGTGGTTTCAGCAGCTCGGCAGGCTTCGGGGTCTACTGCTCCACCAAGTTCGCTGTCGAAGGGATCTCCGAGGCCATGCACGCCGAACTGGCGGGGCTGGGCATCGCCGTGACAGTGGTTGAACCGGGCTATTTCCGCACCGATTTCCTCGACGACCGCAGCCTGCACACCGAGCGCACCGTGATCGACGACTACGCGAGCACCGCTGGTGCGGTGCGCGCAGCCGTTCCCAACCTGAACCACGCTCAACCTGGCGATCCGGTCAAGGGCGCCGCAGCTTTCCTGACCCTGGCCGATGCAGAGAACCCGCCAGTGCGCGCCCAGCTAGGCAGCGACTGCCTCCAGGAGCTGGACACCAAGATCACTGCGCTGCGGGCTGAATCTGCGACCTGGCGAGAACTGGCGCTCTCTACCGACCACGACGACTCCCCCATCACCTCCGTAACGGGAATCGCACAAAGGGTACGAGCGTTGTGGAATACCACGGAGGAGAGAGGGTGCCATGACCGAGCTAGGTGA
- a CDS encoding helix-turn-helix domain-containing protein, with translation MTELGDYLRSCRAKVSAEAAGIPSSGHRRVPGLRREELAMLAGVSADYIVRLEQGRAKSASPEILRALAQALDLRPDEEEYLLRCATDATGASSRAASKPPAEQRVSPAIRVLLDSLTGVPALVLGRRMDIIGWNALGAALFTDFGALAPQHRNQIRLVFLDERVRSLYRDWEKVARECVAYLRMDAGRYPEDPALAQLIGELSMKDEDFRRWWSAHSVRALRTGRKEFLHPTAGELSLDFQVLDVRGSADQTLLIYTAEPNSRSAQALAFLGGWTQTSRHPAADPARPHASS, from the coding sequence ATGACCGAGCTAGGTGACTATCTGCGATCATGCCGTGCCAAAGTGAGCGCTGAGGCCGCCGGCATACCAAGTAGCGGTCACCGCCGCGTCCCAGGGCTACGCCGCGAAGAGCTCGCCATGCTGGCAGGAGTCAGCGCGGATTACATCGTGCGCCTGGAACAAGGCAGAGCGAAGTCCGCCTCACCGGAGATCCTCCGGGCGCTGGCGCAGGCACTCGACCTACGTCCTGATGAGGAGGAGTACCTGCTTCGGTGTGCGACCGACGCCACCGGCGCATCGTCACGCGCGGCATCGAAACCGCCTGCCGAACAGCGAGTGTCCCCCGCCATCAGAGTGCTACTGGACAGCCTGACCGGAGTACCCGCCCTGGTGCTGGGCCGGCGGATGGACATCATCGGGTGGAACGCCTTAGGGGCGGCACTCTTCACAGACTTCGGCGCTCTCGCACCGCAGCATCGCAATCAAATCCGACTGGTGTTCCTTGATGAGCGGGTTCGCAGTCTGTACCGCGACTGGGAAAAGGTCGCGCGGGAGTGCGTGGCCTATCTCAGGATGGATGCCGGCCGTTACCCGGAGGATCCCGCACTGGCCCAGCTGATCGGCGAGCTGTCTATGAAGGACGAGGACTTCCGCCGTTGGTGGTCGGCCCATAGCGTTCGTGCTCTACGCACCGGACGCAAGGAATTTCTGCACCCCACCGCAGGAGAACTGTCCCTGGACTTTCAGGTCCTCGATGTTCGCGGCAGTGCAGATCAAACCTTGCTCATCTATACCGCTGAGCCGAACTCACGCTCCGCGCAGGCCCTCGCCTTCCTTGGTGGATGGACTCAGACCAGCCGTCACCCCGCAGCAGACCCTGCCAGACCACACGCCAGTAGCTGA
- a CDS encoding class I SAM-dependent methyltransferase: MSEDTPAATRALSFGPAAAEYDRLRPRYPEPALRWALGDQRLRVVDLGAGTGILSRALVALGHEVLPVEPDQGMREQLAAVSPELTPLAGFAEQIPLPDGSVDAVMAGQAYHWFDPEPTHVEVARVLRPGGVFAPIWNQRDETVPWIGELSTMAHGEAAGDGMRELLGDRPSFGPSFDPVARETFVHAIEHTVDTLVGLIATRSYFLTAPPERQAEMAAEVRRLCAEHPELAGRERFELPYRTLVYRGVRSAD, from the coding sequence ATGAGCGAAGACACCCCGGCCGCCACGCGCGCGCTATCGTTCGGCCCCGCCGCCGCCGAGTATGACCGGCTGCGCCCCCGCTACCCCGAGCCCGCCCTGCGCTGGGCGCTCGGCGACCAGCGGCTGCGGGTGGTCGATCTCGGCGCCGGCACCGGCATCCTCTCCCGGGCGTTGGTGGCGCTCGGCCACGAGGTGCTCCCGGTCGAGCCGGACCAGGGGATGCGGGAGCAGCTCGCCGCGGTCAGCCCGGAGCTGACCCCGTTGGCCGGGTTCGCCGAGCAGATCCCGTTGCCCGACGGCAGTGTGGACGCGGTGATGGCCGGCCAGGCGTACCACTGGTTCGATCCGGAGCCCACCCATGTCGAGGTGGCGCGGGTGCTGCGACCCGGCGGCGTCTTCGCTCCGATCTGGAACCAGCGGGACGAGACGGTGCCGTGGATCGGCGAGCTGAGCACCATGGCGCACGGTGAGGCCGCCGGCGACGGGATGCGGGAGTTGTTGGGTGACCGGCCGTCGTTCGGGCCGAGCTTCGACCCGGTGGCCCGGGAGACTTTCGTCCACGCGATCGAGCACACCGTCGACACCCTGGTGGGGTTGATCGCCACCCGGTCCTACTTTCTGACCGCGCCTCCGGAGCGGCAGGCCGAGATGGCGGCCGAGGTGCGGCGGCTCTGCGCGGAGCATCCGGAGCTGGCTGGCCGGGAGCGGTTCGAGTTGCCGTACCGGACGTTGGTCTACCGCGGGGTGAGATCGGCCGATTGA